TGAAAAGCTCCTTTCTACAATTTTTCTATTATACGCATTATAGATGCATATATTTCTTCTGCAGTCTTTTTGTATACATCTAAACCTCTTCCAAACGGATCCTCAATATCTCCACTTTTATCTGCGAACTCATTTAACGTAAAGACTTTATCGGCAAATTCAGGATGTCTTTTTAAGATGAATTCCCGCTGCGAAGCTGTCATAGTCAAGACTAAATCGGCATTTTCCAAGTGCTCTTTTTTTATGCTTCTGGATTTGTGATTTGATATATCAATGCTGTACTGATCTTTCAAAACCTTAATAGCCTCATCTGTAGCCGGCAATCCGTCATACGTCATGGTCCCTGCTGATTCCG
The nucleotide sequence above comes from Thermoanaerobacterium sp. PSU-2. Encoded proteins:
- a CDS encoding low molecular weight protein arginine phosphatase; the encoded protein is MKVLFVCTGNTCRSSMAEGIFNHIAKEKGISHVAESAGTMTYDGLPATDEAIKVLKDQYSIDISNHKSRSIKKEHLENADLVLTMTASQREFILKRHPEFADKVFTLNEFADKSGDIEDPFGRGLDVYKKTAEEIYASIMRIIEKL